A stretch of Mycobacterium sp. ITM-2016-00316 DNA encodes these proteins:
- a CDS encoding FAD-dependent monooxygenase: MQILAGDLPATVAVRFGDQIQTLLDDEGGVDARFASGRAGRYDVVVGADGQHSGVRRLSFGPDSGCLRHLGVYFALADLPGDRQSDCANVIFNVPGRMIGRFRYADRSVAVFQFLSAAIDVDHRDLAGQKQLLIEAFAGQRSWRIPELLDPARADPAFFLAAASQVLLPTWHRGRVVLVGDAGYCPSFLSGRGTSLALSGAVFLAEELERCGADHAAAFARYQDRLRPHVICAQNRVHAGRDRMLPATWDDIAARNRALRARENAP, translated from the coding sequence GTGCAGATCCTCGCCGGCGATCTCCCGGCCACCGTGGCGGTCCGCTTCGGCGACCAGATCCAGACATTGCTGGACGACGAAGGTGGTGTCGACGCACGGTTCGCCTCGGGCCGCGCCGGGCGCTACGACGTGGTCGTGGGTGCCGACGGCCAGCACTCCGGGGTCCGCAGGCTGTCCTTCGGTCCCGACTCGGGGTGTCTACGGCACCTCGGTGTGTACTTCGCCCTGGCCGACCTGCCCGGCGACCGGCAATCCGACTGCGCGAACGTCATCTTCAACGTCCCCGGTCGGATGATCGGCCGCTTCCGATACGCGGACAGGAGCGTCGCGGTATTTCAGTTCCTCTCGGCGGCAATCGATGTCGATCACCGTGATCTGGCCGGGCAAAAGCAGCTCCTCATCGAGGCGTTCGCCGGCCAGCGGTCCTGGAGGATCCCGGAACTGCTCGACCCAGCTCGTGCCGATCCCGCGTTCTTTCTCGCCGCCGCAAGCCAGGTCCTCTTACCAACCTGGCACCGTGGCCGGGTGGTCCTGGTCGGAGACGCCGGGTACTGCCCATCCTTCCTGTCCGGCAGGGGGACCTCGCTCGCACTCAGCGGAGCAGTCTTCCTCGCCGAAGAACTCGAACGGTGTGGCGCGGACCATGCCGCGGCATTCGCCCGTTATCAGGACCGCTTGCGGCCCCATGTGATTTGCGCGCAGAACCGGGTCCACGCCGGACGCGACCGCATGTTGCCTGCCACCTGGGATGACATCGCCGCACGCAACCGCG
- a CDS encoding TetR/AcrR family transcriptional regulator → MADEPAARRPGGRNARVRNQILSATAELVARDGIAHFRYEDVAESAGVHKTSVYRNWPDREALVVESLIHYAEDLASIADTGHIEQDLADYLLALASALETPFGRTLSQALQPARHHSTVAALTKVLDRRVAAMQRRVDTAVDRGELPPVDSAFLGEMISGPVHLIVNRGTRSVTRADVERIVGVVLAGIRTIAGD, encoded by the coding sequence ATGGCCGACGAGCCGGCCGCGCGCCGCCCCGGCGGCCGTAATGCGCGAGTCAGGAACCAAATCCTCTCTGCCACAGCGGAACTTGTCGCCCGCGACGGTATCGCCCACTTCCGCTACGAAGATGTCGCCGAATCCGCGGGCGTCCACAAGACCAGCGTCTACCGCAACTGGCCCGACCGGGAGGCGCTGGTGGTCGAATCCCTCATCCACTACGCCGAGGATCTCGCGTCCATCGCCGATACCGGGCACATCGAGCAGGACTTGGCCGACTATCTGCTCGCCCTGGCGAGTGCGCTCGAAACACCGTTCGGACGGACGCTCTCGCAGGCCCTCCAGCCCGCCCGCCATCACTCCACCGTCGCGGCGCTCACGAAGGTCCTGGACCGGCGCGTGGCGGCCATGCAGCGGCGGGTGGACACCGCCGTGGACCGTGGAGAACTCCCTCCGGTGGACAGCGCGTTTCTCGGCGAGATGATCTCGGGTCCGGTGCATCTCATCGTCAACCGCGGCACGCGGTCGGTGACCCGCGCAGATGTCGAGCGGATCGTCGGCGTCGTGCTGGCGGGCATCCGCACCATCGCCGGGGACTGA
- a CDS encoding DNA-3-methyladenine glycosylase 2 family protein codes for MHDDFDSCYRAVQSKDARFDGWFVTAVLSTGIYCRPSCPVRPPLARNMTFYPTAAAAQKAGFRACKRCRPDASPGSPEWNVRGDVVARAMRLIADGTVDRSGVTGLAGRLGYTTRQLERLLQAEVGANPLALARAQRSQTARVLIETTDLPFSDVAFAAGFSSIRQFNETVRAVSALTPTALRQRARSRSAVERVGTDVLSLRLPVRAPFSYEGLFGHLAASAVPGVEEVRDGAYRRTLRLPSGSGVVALTPHPDHVQCRLVVDDFRDLSAAIARCRRLLDLDADPVAVVDALSQDAHLGAVVAKAPGQRIPRTVDEAELAVRVVLGQQVSVKAARTHAGRLAQAYGTAVADPGGGLTHVFPSTEQLTALDPDRLAMPASRRRTLTTLVAAMAAGDLEVDAGADWNRARAQLTALPGIGPWTTEVIAMRGFGDPDAFPVTDLGVRAAAKAVGLPAASDALLEHSARWRPWRAYVTQHLWTALDHAVNEWPPRSRQEKR; via the coding sequence ATGCACGACGATTTCGACAGCTGCTACCGAGCGGTCCAGTCCAAGGACGCCCGGTTCGACGGCTGGTTCGTCACCGCCGTGCTCAGCACCGGTATCTATTGCCGGCCGAGCTGTCCGGTACGCCCACCTCTCGCGCGGAACATGACGTTCTATCCGACCGCTGCCGCGGCCCAGAAAGCCGGCTTCCGGGCGTGCAAGCGCTGCCGCCCGGACGCCTCACCCGGCTCCCCGGAGTGGAATGTGCGCGGTGATGTGGTGGCCCGGGCAATGCGGCTGATCGCCGACGGCACCGTGGACCGGTCCGGGGTGACCGGGTTGGCGGGCCGCCTGGGATACACCACCCGCCAGCTGGAGCGGCTGCTGCAGGCCGAGGTGGGCGCGAACCCGCTGGCGCTGGCCCGCGCGCAGCGCAGCCAAACCGCCCGGGTGCTCATCGAGACCACCGACCTCCCGTTCAGCGATGTCGCATTCGCGGCGGGATTCAGCAGTATCCGGCAGTTCAACGAGACCGTCCGAGCGGTCAGTGCGTTGACGCCGACCGCGCTGCGCCAGCGCGCACGCAGCCGCAGCGCGGTCGAACGGGTCGGCACCGACGTGCTGTCGCTGCGCCTGCCGGTACGCGCACCGTTCTCCTATGAGGGGCTGTTCGGGCATCTCGCCGCCAGTGCGGTGCCCGGTGTCGAAGAGGTGCGCGACGGGGCCTATCGGCGGACGCTGCGCCTGCCCTCCGGTTCCGGGGTGGTGGCGCTGACGCCCCACCCCGACCATGTGCAGTGCAGGCTGGTTGTCGACGACTTCCGCGATCTCTCCGCGGCGATCGCCCGCTGCCGGCGCCTGCTCGACCTGGATGCGGATCCGGTCGCCGTGGTGGACGCGCTGAGCCAGGATGCCCACCTCGGCGCGGTCGTGGCCAAGGCACCCGGCCAGCGCATACCGCGCACCGTCGACGAGGCGGAGCTCGCGGTCCGGGTGGTGCTGGGTCAGCAGGTCTCGGTGAAGGCGGCCCGCACGCACGCCGGGCGCCTCGCGCAGGCCTATGGCACAGCGGTCGCCGATCCCGGCGGCGGCCTCACCCATGTCTTCCCGTCCACCGAACAGCTGACCGCACTGGACCCGGACCGCTTGGCCATGCCCGCCTCCCGACGCCGAACCTTGACCACCTTGGTCGCCGCCATGGCCGCCGGCGACCTCGAGGTGGATGCGGGAGCGGACTGGAACAGAGCCAGGGCTCAGCTCACGGCGCTGCCCGGGATCGGCCCGTGGACCACCGAGGTCATTGCGATGCGCGGGTTCGGCGACCCGGACGCATTCCCGGTCACCGATCTGGGGGTACGAGCGGCCGCCAAGGCCGTCGGCCTACCCGCCGCCTCAGATGCCCTGCTCGAGCACAGCGCCCGGTGGCGCCCCTGGCGGGCCTACGTGACACAACATCTGTGGACGGCACTCGACCATGCCGTCAACGAGTGGCCACCACGATCGCGGCAGGAGAAACGATGA
- a CDS encoding methylated-DNA--[protein]-cysteine S-methyltransferase → MTGMQFRSVDSPVGLLTLAGVDGRLGHLRMEDQTYEPNRAGWQIDDSAFPDAVEQLTAYFAGTLTEFDLDLHFGGTPFQRRVWEALLTIPYGETTTYGEIALQIGSPTAFRAVGLANGHNPIGIIVPCHRVIGANGSLTGYGGGLNRKRALLDMEKSRSELALFD, encoded by the coding sequence ATGACTGGCATGCAGTTCCGAAGCGTGGACAGCCCCGTGGGGCTGCTGACCCTGGCCGGCGTCGACGGACGTCTCGGGCACCTCAGGATGGAAGACCAGACCTACGAGCCGAACCGCGCCGGCTGGCAGATCGACGACTCGGCGTTCCCGGATGCGGTCGAACAGCTCACCGCCTACTTCGCCGGCACGCTCACCGAATTCGATCTGGATCTGCATTTCGGCGGAACGCCTTTCCAACGCCGTGTGTGGGAGGCACTGCTGACAATTCCCTATGGCGAGACCACAACATACGGTGAGATCGCATTGCAGATCGGATCGCCGACGGCATTCCGGGCGGTCGGATTGGCCAATGGACATAATCCGATCGGCATCATTGTGCCGTGCCATCGCGTTATCGGCGCCAATGGCAGCCTCACCGGTTATGGCGGTGGATTGAACCGCAAAAGGGCATTGTTGGATATGGAGAAAAGCCGGTCAGAATTGGCGCTATTCGATTGA
- the murA gene encoding UDP-N-acetylglucosamine 1-carboxyvinyltransferase, with the protein MSDRFVVTGGSRLSGEVAVGGAKNSVLKLMAATLLAEGTSTITNCPDILDVPLMAEVLRGLGATVDLDGSTVRVTSPDEVKYDADFAAVRQFRASVCVLGPLVGRGKRAKVALPGGDAIGSRPLDMHQSGLRQLGARCNIEHGCVVAEADQLRGAEIQLEFPSVGATENILMAAVLAEGVTTIHNAAREPDIADICTMLNQMGAQVSGAGSSTLTITGVDRLYPTEHRVIGDRIVAATWGIAAAMTKGDISVTGVDPAHLQLVLHKLHDAGATVTQHDNGFRVVQYERPKAVNVATLPFPGFPTDLQPMAIGLACIAEGTSMITENVFEARFRFVEEMIRLGADARTDGHHAVVRGLPQLSSAPVWASDIRAGAGLVLAGLVADGDTEVHDVFHIDRGYPLFVENLVSLGAEVERVR; encoded by the coding sequence GTGAGCGATCGATTCGTGGTGACGGGCGGAAGCCGGTTATCGGGTGAAGTCGCCGTCGGGGGAGCAAAGAACAGCGTGCTCAAGCTGATGGCGGCAACGCTGTTGGCCGAGGGCACCAGCACGATCACCAACTGCCCGGACATCCTGGACGTCCCGTTGATGGCCGAGGTGCTCCGCGGCCTGGGCGCCACCGTCGACCTCGACGGGTCGACGGTCCGCGTCACCTCGCCGGACGAGGTCAAGTACGACGCCGACTTCGCCGCCGTGCGCCAGTTCCGTGCATCGGTGTGTGTGCTCGGTCCGCTGGTCGGGCGGGGTAAGCGCGCCAAGGTCGCGTTGCCCGGTGGCGATGCGATCGGATCTCGGCCGCTGGATATGCACCAGTCCGGACTGCGACAGCTCGGGGCCCGCTGCAATATCGAGCATGGTTGCGTGGTCGCGGAGGCCGATCAGTTGCGCGGCGCGGAGATCCAGTTGGAGTTCCCGTCGGTGGGCGCGACCGAGAACATCCTGATGGCGGCGGTGTTGGCCGAGGGTGTCACCACGATCCACAACGCCGCCCGCGAGCCGGACATCGCTGATATCTGCACCATGCTCAACCAGATGGGGGCGCAGGTCTCCGGCGCCGGCTCATCGACCTTGACCATCACCGGAGTGGATCGGCTGTACCCCACCGAGCATCGGGTGATCGGGGATCGCATCGTCGCGGCGACCTGGGGCATCGCTGCGGCGATGACCAAGGGGGACATCTCCGTGACCGGTGTGGACCCCGCGCACCTTCAGTTGGTGTTGCACAAGTTGCACGACGCCGGCGCGACAGTCACCCAGCATGACAACGGCTTCCGCGTGGTCCAGTACGAGCGGCCCAAGGCCGTCAACGTCGCCACGCTGCCGTTTCCGGGTTTCCCCACCGACCTGCAGCCGATGGCGATCGGGTTGGCCTGTATCGCCGAAGGCACGTCGATGATCACCGAGAACGTGTTCGAAGCACGCTTCCGCTTCGTCGAGGAGATGATCCGGTTGGGGGCCGATGCTCGTACGGACGGTCACCATGCCGTCGTGCGTGGGCTGCCGCAGCTGTCGAGCGCACCGGTATGGGCATCGGACATCCGGGCCGGCGCGGGCCTGGTGCTTGCCGGACTGGTTGCCGACGGGGACACCGAGGTGCACGACGTCTTCCACATCGATCGGGGTTACCCGTTGTTCGTGGAAAATCTGGTCAGTTTGGGCGCCGAGGTGGAGCGGGTAAGATAG
- a CDS encoding cob(I)yrinic acid a,c-diamide adenosyltransferase translates to MAVHLTRIYTRTGDDGTTGLSDFSRVSKNDARLEAYADCDEANAAIGVAVSLGRPDDRIRAVLLQIQNDLFDAGADLSTPVVDNPEYPPLRVLQDYIDRLEGWCDDFNEDLPKLDSFILPGGTALSALLHVARTVTRRAERSAWRAVHQHGGSVNVLPAKYLNRLSDLLFILSRVANPDGDVKWQPGGQRT, encoded by the coding sequence ATGGCCGTGCACCTGACCCGCATCTATACCCGGACCGGCGACGACGGCACCACCGGGCTGAGCGATTTCAGCCGGGTCTCCAAGAACGACGCCCGGCTCGAGGCCTACGCGGACTGTGATGAGGCCAATGCGGCAATCGGTGTTGCGGTGTCGCTGGGCCGGCCCGATGACCGGATTCGCGCGGTTCTGCTACAGATCCAGAACGACCTTTTCGATGCGGGTGCCGACCTCTCCACCCCGGTGGTGGACAACCCGGAGTATCCGCCGCTGCGGGTTCTGCAGGATTACATCGACCGGCTCGAAGGCTGGTGCGACGACTTCAACGAGGACCTGCCCAAACTCGACTCGTTCATCCTGCCGGGCGGGACCGCACTGTCGGCGCTGCTGCATGTGGCGCGCACCGTCACCCGTCGCGCCGAGCGCTCCGCGTGGCGGGCGGTGCACCAGCACGGTGGATCCGTGAACGTGCTCCCGGCGAAATACCTCAACCGGCTGTCTGACCTGCTCTTCATCCTGTCGAGAGTGGCCAACCCGGACGGCGATGTGAAATGGCAGCCCGGCGGCCAGCGAACCTAG
- a CDS encoding DUF2550 domain-containing protein, whose amino-acid sequence MSASMLFMVALVGVLLLAVVALGYRLWKLRQVGGTAAILRDYPAEGGAGWRHGVLRYRGGEAEFYRLSSARWWPDRRLSRLGLEVVSRRSPRGDEFDIMTEEIAVLELRDVSPERGRGYEVALDRGALTAFTSWVESRPSPRARRRT is encoded by the coding sequence ATGAGCGCGTCCATGTTGTTCATGGTCGCGCTCGTCGGCGTTTTGCTGTTGGCGGTGGTCGCGCTCGGCTACCGCCTGTGGAAGCTGCGCCAGGTGGGTGGTACCGCCGCCATCCTGCGCGACTATCCGGCCGAGGGCGGAGCCGGCTGGCGCCATGGCGTGCTGCGTTACCGCGGCGGCGAGGCCGAGTTCTACCGGTTGTCGAGCGCACGCTGGTGGCCGGATCGCCGGCTGAGCAGGCTGGGTCTTGAGGTCGTCTCCCGGCGCTCCCCGCGCGGCGACGAGTTCGACATCATGACCGAGGAGATCGCGGTGCTGGAACTGCGCGATGTCAGCCCCGAACGCGGGCGCGGTTACGAAGTGGCGCTCGACCGCGGGGCATTGACGGCCTTCACCTCATGGGTGGAATCACGGCCGTCACCGCGGGCGCGGCGGCGTACCTGA
- a CDS encoding F0F1 ATP synthase subunit epsilon, protein MAELDVEIVAVERELWSGKATFVFTRTTAGEIGILPRHIPLVAQLVDDAMVRVEREGEDDLRIAVDGGFLSVTDSGVSLLVENAQFESEIDADAAKQDSESDDPATAAWGRARLRAVGQID, encoded by the coding sequence ATGGCTGAACTGGACGTCGAGATCGTCGCCGTCGAGCGTGAGTTGTGGTCCGGCAAGGCCACGTTCGTCTTCACCCGCACCACTGCGGGTGAGATCGGCATCCTGCCCCGACACATCCCGTTGGTGGCCCAGCTGGTCGACGACGCCATGGTGCGCGTCGAGCGGGAGGGCGAGGATGACCTTCGCATCGCCGTCGACGGTGGATTTCTGTCGGTGACCGATTCCGGGGTGAGCCTCCTGGTGGAGAACGCCCAGTTCGAGTCGGAGATCGATGCCGACGCGGCCAAGCAGGACTCCGAATCCGACGATCCTGCCACCGCAGCCTGGGGCCGCGCGCGGCTGCGCGCGGTCGGGCAGATCGACTAG
- the atpD gene encoding F0F1 ATP synthase subunit beta, translated as MTAVAEKTTTGRVVRITGPVVDVEFPRGAVPDLFNALNAEITYGELAKTLTLEVAQHLGDNLVRTISMQPTDGLVRGTEVSDTGASISVPVGDGVKGHVFNALGNCLDEPGYGEDFDHWSIHRKPPAFADLEPRTEMLETGLKVVDLLTPYVRGGKIALFGGAGVGKTVLIQEMINRIARNFGGTSVFAGVGERTREGNDLWVELADANVLKDTALVFGQMDEPPGTRMRVALSALTMAEYFRDEQNQDVLLFIDNIFRFTQAGSEVSTLLGRMPSAVGYQPTLADEMGELQERITSTRGRSITSMQAVYVPADDYTDPAPATTFAHLDATTELSRAVFSKGIFPAVDPLASSSTILHPSVVGDEHYRVAQEVIRILQRYKDLQDIIAILGIDELSEEDKVLVYRARKIERFLSQNMMAAEQFTGQPGSTVPLKETIEAFDKLSKGEFDHLPEQAFFLIGGLDDLAKKAETLGAKL; from the coding sequence ATGACTGCTGTCGCAGAAAAGACCACGACGGGTCGCGTTGTTCGTATCACCGGCCCCGTGGTCGACGTGGAGTTTCCGCGTGGCGCGGTACCCGACCTGTTCAACGCCCTGAACGCCGAGATCACCTACGGCGAGCTGGCCAAGACCCTGACCTTGGAGGTCGCCCAGCACCTGGGTGACAACCTGGTCCGCACCATCTCCATGCAGCCCACCGACGGCCTGGTGCGCGGCACCGAGGTCTCCGACACCGGCGCCTCCATCTCGGTGCCCGTCGGCGACGGCGTCAAGGGCCACGTGTTCAACGCCCTCGGTAACTGCCTCGACGAGCCCGGCTACGGCGAGGACTTCGACCACTGGTCGATCCACCGCAAGCCGCCGGCCTTCGCCGACCTGGAGCCCCGCACCGAGATGCTGGAGACCGGTCTGAAGGTCGTCGACCTGCTCACCCCGTACGTGCGTGGCGGCAAGATCGCCCTGTTCGGTGGTGCCGGCGTCGGCAAGACCGTGCTGATCCAGGAGATGATCAACCGCATCGCCCGCAACTTCGGTGGCACCTCGGTGTTCGCCGGCGTGGGGGAGCGCACCCGTGAGGGCAACGACCTGTGGGTCGAGCTCGCGGATGCCAACGTGCTCAAGGACACCGCCTTGGTGTTCGGCCAGATGGATGAGCCGCCGGGCACGCGTATGCGGGTCGCTCTGTCCGCGCTGACCATGGCGGAGTACTTCCGCGATGAGCAGAACCAGGACGTGCTGCTGTTCATCGACAACATCTTCCGGTTCACCCAGGCCGGTTCCGAGGTGTCGACCCTGCTGGGCCGTATGCCTTCGGCCGTGGGTTACCAGCCCACGCTAGCCGACGAGATGGGTGAGCTCCAGGAGCGCATCACCTCGACACGTGGTCGCTCGATCACCTCGATGCAGGCCGTGTACGTGCCCGCCGACGACTACACCGACCCGGCCCCGGCGACCACCTTCGCCCACCTGGATGCCACCACCGAGCTCTCGCGTGCGGTGTTCTCCAAGGGCATCTTCCCCGCGGTGGATCCGTTGGCATCGTCCTCGACGATCCTGCACCCCAGCGTGGTCGGCGACGAGCACTACCGCGTCGCCCAGGAAGTCATCCGGATCCTGCAGCGCTACAAGGATCTTCAGGACATCATCGCCATCCTCGGTATCGACGAGCTGTCCGAAGAGGACAAGGTGCTGGTGTATCGCGCCCGTAAGATCGAGCGCTTCCTGAGCCAGAACATGATGGCGGCCGAGCAGTTCACCGGGCAGCCCGGCTCGACCGTGCCGCTCAAGGAGACCATCGAGGCCTTCGACAAGCTGTCCAAGGGTGAGTTCGACCACCTGCCCGAGCAGGCGTTCTTCCTCATCGGTGGCCTGGACGACCTGGCGAAGAAGGCAGAAACCCTCGGCGCCAAGCTGTGA
- a CDS encoding F0F1 ATP synthase subunit gamma, with product MAATLRELRGRIRSAGAIKKITKAQELIATSRIAKAQARVQAARPYATEITSMLTELAGASALDHPLLVARENPKRAAVLVVSSDRGLCGGYNANVLRRAEELFSLLRDEGKSPVVYVIGRKALGYYNFRQRDVVESWTGFSERPTYEHAKEIADTLVTAFMSGADDDGDDGGADGILGVDELHIVSTEFRSMLSQTAAALRIAPMVVEYVEDAPDEGPHTLFSFEPNAENLFDALLPRYIATRVYAALLEAAASESASRRRAMKSATDNADDLIKALTLAANRERQAQITQEISEIVGGANALADAK from the coding sequence ATGGCAGCCACACTGCGCGAGCTACGCGGACGTATCCGCTCGGCCGGGGCGATCAAGAAGATCACCAAGGCTCAAGAGCTGATCGCCACGTCGCGGATCGCCAAGGCGCAGGCTCGGGTCCAAGCGGCCCGGCCCTACGCCACCGAAATCACCAGCATGCTCACCGAGCTGGCCGGCGCCAGCGCGCTGGATCACCCGCTGCTCGTCGCGCGGGAGAACCCGAAGCGGGCCGCCGTGCTGGTGGTGTCCTCGGACCGTGGCCTGTGCGGCGGATACAACGCCAACGTGCTGCGTCGCGCCGAGGAACTGTTCTCGCTGCTGCGCGACGAGGGCAAGTCCCCGGTGGTCTACGTCATCGGCCGGAAGGCACTGGGCTACTACAACTTCCGCCAGCGTGACGTGGTGGAGTCGTGGACCGGCTTCTCGGAGCGACCCACCTACGAGCACGCCAAGGAGATCGCCGACACCCTGGTGACGGCCTTCATGTCGGGTGCCGATGACGACGGCGACGACGGCGGTGCGGACGGCATCCTCGGTGTCGACGAACTGCACATCGTGTCGACCGAGTTCCGGTCGATGTTGTCGCAGACCGCGGCGGCACTGCGGATCGCCCCGATGGTCGTCGAGTACGTCGAAGACGCACCGGATGAGGGCCCGCACACCCTGTTCTCGTTCGAGCCGAACGCCGAGAACCTGTTCGACGCGCTCCTGCCGCGCTACATCGCCACCCGCGTGTACGCGGCACTGCTGGAGGCGGCCGCCTCGGAGTCGGCTTCACGCCGGCGCGCCATGAAGTCGGCCACCGACAACGCCGACGATCTGATCAAGGCACTCACGCTGGCGGCCAACCGCGAGCGTCAGGCGCAGATCACCCAGGAAATCAGCGAGATCGTCGGTGGCGCCAACGCGCTGGCCGACGCCAAGTAA
- the atpA gene encoding F0F1 ATP synthase subunit alpha, with protein sequence MAELTISAADIEGAIEGYVSSFSADTEREEVGTVVDAGDGIAHVEGLPSVMTQELLEFPGGVLGVAMNLDEHSVGAVILGDFAKIAEGQQVKRTGEVLSVPVGDAFLGRVVNPLGQPIDGQGDIASDTRRALELQAPSVVQRQGVSEPLQTGIKAIDAMTPIGRGQRQLIIGDRKTGKTAVAVDTILNQRGAWETGDPKQQVRCVYVAIGQKGTTIASVKRALEDGGAMEYTTIVAAPASDAAGFKWLAPYTGSAIGQHWMYDGKHVLIVFDDLSKQADAYRAISLLLRRPPGREAFPGDVFYLHSRLLERCAKLSDELGGGSMTGLPIIETKANDISAFIPTNVISITDGQCFLESDLFNQGVRPAINVGVSVSRVGGAAQIKAMKEVAGSLRLDLSQYRELEAFAAFASDLDAASKAQLDRGVRLVELLKQPQYSPLAVEDQVVAIFLGTKGHLDSVPAEDVSRFETELLEHVKASHSDILNGIKESKKLSEEAEEKLVTVINDFKKGFSASDGSSVVVNEADSEALDPEDLEKESVKVRKPAPKKA encoded by the coding sequence ATGGCAGAGTTGACAATCTCGGCTGCTGATATCGAAGGTGCCATCGAGGGCTACGTATCCTCGTTTTCCGCCGACACCGAGCGGGAAGAGGTCGGCACCGTTGTCGATGCCGGTGACGGCATCGCCCACGTCGAGGGCCTGCCCTCGGTCATGACACAGGAGCTGCTCGAATTCCCGGGCGGCGTTCTGGGTGTCGCGATGAACCTCGACGAGCACAGCGTCGGCGCCGTGATCCTGGGTGACTTCGCGAAGATCGCCGAAGGCCAGCAGGTCAAGCGCACCGGCGAGGTGCTCTCCGTCCCGGTGGGTGACGCCTTCCTCGGCCGCGTGGTGAACCCGCTCGGCCAGCCGATCGACGGCCAGGGCGACATCGCCTCGGACACCCGGCGTGCCCTCGAGCTGCAGGCCCCCTCGGTGGTGCAGCGCCAGGGTGTCAGTGAGCCGCTGCAGACCGGTATCAAGGCCATCGACGCCATGACGCCGATCGGCCGCGGCCAGCGCCAGCTGATCATCGGTGACCGCAAGACCGGCAAGACCGCCGTCGCCGTCGACACCATCCTCAACCAGCGTGGGGCGTGGGAGACCGGCGACCCCAAGCAGCAGGTGCGCTGCGTCTACGTCGCGATCGGCCAGAAGGGCACCACGATCGCCTCGGTGAAGCGGGCGCTCGAAGACGGCGGTGCGATGGAGTACACCACCATCGTCGCGGCCCCCGCCTCCGACGCTGCCGGCTTCAAGTGGCTGGCGCCCTACACCGGTTCGGCCATCGGCCAGCACTGGATGTACGACGGCAAGCACGTCCTCATCGTGTTCGACGACCTGTCCAAGCAGGCCGACGCCTACCGCGCCATCTCGCTGCTGCTGCGCCGCCCGCCGGGCCGCGAGGCGTTCCCCGGCGACGTGTTCTACCTGCACTCCCGCCTGCTGGAGCGGTGCGCCAAGCTGTCCGACGAGCTCGGCGGTGGATCGATGACCGGCCTGCCGATCATCGAGACCAAGGCCAACGACATCTCGGCGTTCATCCCGACCAACGTCATCTCGATCACCGACGGCCAGTGCTTCTTGGAGTCCGACCTGTTCAACCAGGGCGTGCGACCGGCCATCAACGTCGGTGTCTCGGTGTCCCGCGTCGGTGGTGCCGCCCAGATCAAGGCAATGAAGGAAGTGGCAGGAAGTCTCCGCTTGGACCTGTCGCAGTACCGCGAGCTGGAGGCCTTCGCGGCCTTCGCCTCGGATCTGGACGCGGCCTCCAAGGCGCAGCTGGACCGCGGTGTGCGTCTGGTCGAGCTGCTCAAGCAGCCCCAGTACAGCCCGCTGGCCGTCGAGGACCAGGTCGTCGCGATCTTCCTCGGAACCAAGGGCCACCTGGATTCGGTTCCCGCCGAAGACGTCTCACGCTTCGAGACCGAGCTGCTGGAGCACGTGAAGGCCAGCCACTCGGACATCCTCAATGGCATCAAGGAGAGCAAGAAGCTCTCCGAGGAAGCCGAGGAGAAGCTGGTCACCGTGATCAACGACTTCAAGAAGGGCTTCTCGGCGTCTGACGGCAGCTCGGTCGTCGTCAACGAGGCCGACTCCGAGGCCCTCGATCCCGAGGACCTGGAGAAGGAATCGGTCAAGGTCCGCAAGCCTGCTCCCAAGAAGGCCTAG